In a single window of the Longimicrobiales bacterium genome:
- a CDS encoding SIS domain-containing protein gives MSTSPLVGAHLLALAEAARETVEALAGELDGIVSDVAATFDAGGKLMFCGNGGSAADAQHLATEYVVRFRREGRALPAIALTTDTSLLTAAANDMGFVEVFARQVEALGRPGDLLVLHSTSGNSPNLLAAARTAKEGGVRTIALLARGGGQLRELVDRAVVLPLDDGAHAQELQLAIGHAVCDEIERRLRGEQAS, from the coding sequence GTGAGCACGTCACCCCTTGTCGGCGCGCATCTGCTCGCGCTGGCCGAGGCAGCGCGCGAGACGGTGGAAGCACTGGCGGGGGAGCTGGACGGCATCGTCTCTGACGTGGCGGCCACGTTCGATGCGGGCGGCAAGCTCATGTTCTGCGGCAATGGTGGCTCGGCGGCCGACGCGCAGCACCTCGCGACGGAGTACGTGGTGCGGTTCCGCCGGGAAGGCCGTGCGCTGCCTGCGATCGCGCTCACGACCGACACGTCGCTGCTGACCGCCGCCGCGAACGACATGGGCTTCGTCGAGGTGTTTGCGCGGCAGGTCGAGGCGCTCGGCCGGCCGGGCGATCTGCTCGTTCTGCATTCCACATCCGGCAACTCGCCCAACCTGCTGGCTGCAGCGCGCACCGCGAAGGAAGGGGGCGTGCGCACGATCGCTCTGCTTGCGCGTGGCGGTGGACAGCTCAGGGAGCTGGTGGACCGTGCCGTGGTCCTTCCCCTGGACGACGGCGCGCACGCACAGGAGCTGCAGCTCGCGATCGGACACGCGGTGTGCGACGAGATCGAGCGTCGGCTGCGCGGAGAACAGGCATCGTGA
- a CDS encoding nucleoside triphosphate pyrophosphatase, translating to MNPPLVLASQSPRRAQLLRALQLTFDVAPADIDETYVPGESPSAHAERLAREKALTVARQRPDALVVGSDTVVVVDGMVLGKPGDARDAVAMLMQLQGRAHGVETGIAIAYEGERVVSAVERVHVVFRSFDEQTASDYVATGEPMDKAGAYGIQGFGSTLVERIEGDFFAVMGLPVVRMLGLLDQLGWRYAFGGLRRVAAAGVDDREDA from the coding sequence ATGAACCCGCCGCTCGTCCTCGCCTCCCAGTCGCCGCGTCGTGCGCAACTGCTCCGTGCATTGCAGCTGACGTTCGACGTCGCGCCCGCCGACATCGACGAGACGTACGTACCGGGTGAGTCGCCATCCGCGCACGCGGAGCGGCTGGCGCGCGAGAAGGCGCTGACCGTTGCCCGGCAGCGGCCGGACGCACTCGTGGTCGGCAGCGACACGGTCGTGGTGGTCGACGGCATGGTGCTCGGCAAGCCGGGCGACGCCCGCGATGCCGTCGCGATGCTGATGCAGCTGCAGGGCAGGGCGCACGGCGTCGAGACCGGTATCGCGATAGCATACGAAGGGGAGCGTGTCGTCTCTGCAGTGGAGCGGGTGCATGTCGTGTTCCGGTCGTTCGACGAGCAGACTGCGAGCGACTATGTTGCGACCGGGGAGCCGATGGACAAGGCCGGGGCGTACGGCATCCAGGGGTTCGGCTCAACGCTGGTCGAGCGTATCGAAGGCGATTTCTTCGCGGTGATGGGCCTGCCCGTGGTCCGGATGCTGGGCCTGCTCGATCAGCTTGGCTGGCGCTATGCGTTCGGCGGGCTGCGGCGCGTCGCGGCCGCGGGTGTGGACGACCGGGAGGACGCATGA
- the alaS gene encoding alanine--tRNA ligase, translated as MNAADIRRRFLEYFERQGHAIRASSPLVPQDDPTLLFTNAGMVQFKRIFLGEETVPFNRAVTSQKCLRVSGKHNDLEEVGVTRRHHTFFEMLGNFSFGDYFKRDAIRFAWELITEEYGIPKDRLWATVHYTDDEAAKLWEEVAGLPPHRIFRLGDKDNFWQMGETGPCGPCSEIHYDLRTGSDLGAEVTQEEFEALGERGDILELWNLVFMQYDRSADGTLTPLPKPSIDTGAGLERLASVLQGVDSNYRTDLFVPLIERGAEVVGEAYDADSPRGVSYRVLADHARAVAFLLADGVYPTNEGRGYVLRRVLRRAVRHAWLLGRREPTLVHVVDRVVDIMGDAYPELRDRRDHLLRATREEEERFLSTIDSGMSRFDEIAPALPETDWSAIEQGTKPFPVVAGQDVFRLYDTFGFPLDLTELIARERGYRLDEEGFERALEEQRERSRQDRRAAGVEAADSLAHGWDELVDAPAQEFVGYEYTTLETDVIAVRRENGRAALQLARNPFYAEAGGQVSDRGEVRGDGWRMVVDEVRRVGGRVAVIGDVEGEFPAGASPFTAVATVERPSRLDTQRNHTATHLLHAALRAVLGDHVVQRGSLVAPDRLRFDFAHSKPMTPAEIREVEERVNDAILANHPVRTEQAPYREAVARGAMALFGEKYGDVVRVVTIPDVSVELCGGTHVSHTSDIGMFRIVSESGVAAGIRRIEAVTGREAYRRSVERDGMLEQAAAMLKTTPDTLLRRIEQLTEEQRDLRRQLERARTAGAGDRVGELLSAAQEIDGVRLIAAAIDIAAADELRALGDQLRERMQNGVAILAGRQDERVSLLGVVTDDLLARGIRADTIVREVAKAAGGSGGGRPHMAQGGVADASKVDAALAGAADVLRSQLAKAK; from the coding sequence ATGAACGCTGCCGACATCCGACGCCGCTTCCTCGAGTACTTCGAGCGCCAGGGCCACGCCATCCGGGCGAGCTCGCCACTCGTGCCGCAGGACGATCCGACGCTGCTCTTCACCAACGCCGGCATGGTGCAGTTCAAGCGCATCTTCCTGGGCGAGGAGACGGTGCCGTTCAACCGCGCGGTGACGTCGCAGAAGTGCCTGCGCGTGAGTGGCAAGCACAACGACCTCGAGGAGGTCGGTGTGACCCGCCGTCACCACACGTTCTTCGAGATGCTCGGCAACTTCTCCTTCGGCGACTACTTCAAGCGGGACGCGATCCGCTTCGCCTGGGAGCTGATCACGGAGGAGTACGGTATTCCGAAGGACCGGCTCTGGGCGACGGTGCACTACACGGACGACGAGGCGGCGAAGCTGTGGGAGGAAGTCGCGGGGCTGCCGCCGCATCGCATCTTCCGGCTGGGCGACAAGGACAACTTCTGGCAGATGGGCGAGACGGGTCCGTGCGGGCCGTGCTCGGAGATTCACTACGACCTGCGCACGGGGTCGGACCTCGGCGCGGAGGTCACCCAGGAGGAGTTCGAGGCGCTCGGCGAGCGCGGCGATATCCTCGAGCTGTGGAACCTGGTGTTCATGCAGTACGACCGTTCGGCCGACGGCACGCTGACGCCGTTGCCGAAGCCGTCGATCGACACGGGTGCGGGGCTCGAGCGGCTGGCCAGCGTGCTGCAGGGCGTCGATTCCAACTACCGGACCGACCTGTTCGTTCCGCTCATCGAGCGGGGCGCCGAGGTCGTCGGCGAGGCGTACGACGCGGACTCGCCGCGGGGCGTGAGCTACCGCGTCCTGGCCGACCACGCGCGTGCCGTCGCGTTCCTCCTGGCGGACGGCGTGTACCCGACGAACGAGGGGCGCGGTTACGTGCTGCGCCGCGTGCTGCGCCGTGCGGTGCGGCATGCCTGGCTGCTCGGCCGGCGCGAGCCGACACTGGTGCACGTGGTCGATCGCGTGGTCGACATCATGGGCGACGCGTACCCGGAGCTGCGCGACCGGCGCGACCACCTGCTGCGCGCCACGCGGGAGGAGGAGGAGCGCTTCCTCTCCACCATCGACAGCGGGATGAGCCGCTTCGACGAGATTGCGCCGGCATTGCCGGAGACCGACTGGTCGGCGATCGAGCAGGGGACGAAGCCGTTCCCGGTCGTCGCAGGACAGGACGTGTTCCGGCTGTACGACACGTTCGGCTTTCCACTCGACCTGACGGAGCTGATCGCGCGCGAGCGGGGTTACCGTCTCGACGAGGAGGGGTTCGAGCGCGCGCTCGAGGAGCAGCGTGAACGCTCGCGGCAGGATCGGCGCGCGGCGGGTGTCGAAGCTGCAGACTCCCTGGCTCATGGCTGGGATGAGCTGGTCGACGCGCCCGCGCAGGAGTTCGTGGGCTACGAGTACACCACGCTCGAGACGGACGTGATCGCGGTGCGGCGGGAGAACGGTCGCGCGGCGCTGCAGCTCGCGCGCAACCCGTTCTACGCCGAGGCGGGCGGCCAGGTCAGCGACCGCGGTGAGGTTCGCGGCGATGGCTGGCGCATGGTGGTCGATGAGGTGCGCCGGGTTGGCGGGCGGGTTGCGGTGATCGGTGACGTCGAGGGCGAGTTCCCGGCGGGAGCATCACCGTTCACGGCGGTCGCCACCGTGGAGCGGCCGTCACGGCTGGACACGCAGCGCAACCACACGGCGACGCACCTGCTGCACGCGGCGCTGCGCGCCGTGCTGGGCGATCACGTCGTGCAGCGCGGCTCCCTCGTGGCGCCGGACCGCCTGCGCTTCGACTTCGCGCACTCGAAGCCGATGACGCCGGCCGAGATCCGCGAGGTGGAGGAGCGTGTGAACGACGCGATCCTGGCGAACCATCCGGTGCGTACCGAGCAGGCGCCGTATCGCGAGGCCGTCGCGCGTGGCGCGATGGCGCTGTTCGGCGAGAAGTATGGTGATGTGGTACGGGTGGTCACGATCCCGGACGTCAGCGTCGAGCTGTGCGGCGGCACGCACGTGAGTCACACGAGCGACATCGGCATGTTCCGGATCGTGAGCGAGAGCGGCGTGGCGGCGGGTATCCGCCGTATCGAGGCGGTCACCGGCCGCGAGGCGTACCGTCGCAGCGTGGAGCGCGACGGGATGCTGGAGCAGGCGGCAGCAATGCTCAAGACGACGCCCGACACGCTGCTGCGTCGTATCGAGCAGCTCACGGAGGAGCAGCGTGATCTGCGTCGCCAGCTCGAGCGGGCACGCACCGCGGGCGCGGGTGACCGCGTCGGCGAGTTGCTGTCCGCTGCGCAGGAGATCGACGGCGTGCGGCTGATCGCCGCGGCCATCGACATTGCCGCGGCCGACGAGCTGCGCGCTCTGGGCGACCAGCTGCGCGAGCGCATGCAGAACGGTGTCGCGATCCTCGCCGGGCGCCAGGACGAGCGCGTGTCGCTGCTCGGCGTGGTGACCGACGACCTGCTGGCCAGGGGCATCCGCGCCGACACGATCGTTCGGGAGGTCGCGAAGGCGGCAGGCGGGTCGGGCGGCGGTCGCCCGCACATGGCGCAGGGCGGCGTCGCCGACGCATCGAAAGTGGATGCGGCGCTCGCCGGTGCGGCCGATGTGCTGCGCTCACAGCTCGCGAAGGCGAAGTGA
- the glmS gene encoding glutamine--fructose-6-phosphate transaminase (isomerizing): MCGIVGYIGERTAAPLLIEGLRRLEYRGYDSAGISVLVDGKLDIRKSVGKISELEKRLENGSQPTGTIGIAHTRWATHGAPTEVNAHPHVDEKSEFAVVHNGIIENAGTLRRKLEAIGHTFTSETDTEVIVHLIEEAYEDSLEEAVRAALQQVEGAYGLAIMSSRDPDKLVAARKGSPLLIGVGEENDYYIASDVAAVLAQTRQVIYLDDGEMAVLTPEGHRTMKLSGGEVTKEIAHIQWDLDAIEKGGHDHFMLKEIFEQPETLRQTMRGRAIEKDGTVKFGGLNMEDEKLASFQRIIITACGTSWHSGLIGEYMLEEFARIPVDVEYASEFRYRNPFVDDRTLVLAISQSGETADTLAAMREARERGATVLGIINVVGSTIARDAQGGIYLHAGPEIGVASTKAFTSQVIALALFTVRMARIRGTMTAEEGREILQAMEQLPEKVEQVLELNDAIRELARTYKDATNFLYLGRGYNYPTALEGALKLKEISYIHAEGLPAAEMKHGPIALIDENMPVVVIAPRDAVYQKVLSNIQEVKARHGRIIAVTTDGNNGELSGMVDHLIPVPPTIDMLTPVLTTVPLQLLAYHVAVMRGCNVDMPRNLAKSVTVE; encoded by the coding sequence ATGTGTGGCATTGTCGGCTATATCGGTGAGCGCACGGCTGCGCCGCTGCTGATCGAGGGGCTTCGTCGACTGGAGTACCGGGGGTACGACTCGGCGGGCATCAGTGTGCTCGTGGACGGGAAGCTCGACATCCGCAAGTCGGTGGGAAAGATCTCGGAGCTGGAGAAGCGGCTGGAGAACGGGAGCCAGCCGACCGGCACGATCGGGATCGCGCACACGCGCTGGGCGACGCACGGTGCGCCGACGGAGGTGAACGCACACCCGCACGTGGACGAGAAGTCGGAGTTCGCAGTCGTCCACAACGGCATCATCGAGAACGCGGGCACGCTCCGGCGCAAGCTGGAGGCGATCGGTCACACGTTCACGAGTGAGACGGACACGGAAGTGATCGTCCACCTGATCGAGGAAGCGTACGAGGATTCGCTGGAGGAGGCGGTGCGGGCGGCCCTGCAGCAGGTGGAGGGTGCGTACGGCCTGGCGATCATGAGCAGCCGTGATCCGGACAAGCTGGTCGCGGCGCGCAAGGGCAGTCCGCTGCTGATCGGTGTCGGCGAGGAGAACGACTACTACATCGCGAGCGACGTCGCTGCAGTGCTGGCGCAGACGCGCCAGGTGATCTACCTCGACGACGGCGAGATGGCGGTACTGACGCCGGAGGGCCACCGCACGATGAAGCTGAGCGGCGGCGAGGTGACGAAGGAGATCGCGCACATCCAGTGGGACCTGGACGCCATTGAAAAGGGCGGCCACGACCACTTCATGCTGAAGGAGATCTTCGAGCAGCCGGAGACGCTCCGTCAGACGATGCGGGGTCGGGCGATCGAGAAGGACGGCACGGTCAAGTTCGGCGGGCTGAACATGGAGGACGAGAAGCTCGCTTCCTTCCAGCGCATCATCATCACGGCATGCGGCACCTCGTGGCATTCGGGGCTGATCGGCGAGTACATGCTGGAGGAGTTCGCGCGGATCCCGGTCGACGTCGAGTACGCCTCCGAGTTCCGGTATCGGAACCCGTTTGTCGACGACAGGACGCTGGTGCTCGCGATCAGCCAGTCGGGCGAGACGGCGGACACTTTGGCGGCGATGCGCGAGGCGCGGGAGCGGGGCGCGACGGTGCTGGGGATCATCAACGTCGTAGGGTCCACGATTGCACGCGACGCGCAGGGCGGCATCTACCTGCACGCGGGCCCGGAGATCGGCGTTGCGTCGACCAAGGCGTTCACGAGCCAGGTCATCGCGCTCGCGCTGTTCACGGTGCGCATGGCGCGCATCCGGGGCACCATGACCGCCGAGGAGGGTCGCGAGATTCTGCAGGCGATGGAGCAGCTGCCGGAGAAGGTGGAGCAGGTGCTGGAGCTGAACGACGCGATCCGGGAGCTGGCGCGTACATACAAGGACGCGACGAACTTCCTGTATCTCGGCCGCGGCTACAACTACCCGACGGCGCTCGAGGGCGCGCTGAAGCTGAAGGAGATCAGCTACATCCACGCCGAAGGGCTCCCGGCCGCGGAGATGAAGCATGGTCCGATCGCGCTGATCGACGAGAACATGCCGGTCGTGGTGATCGCTCCGCGCGACGCGGTCTACCAGAAGGTGCTGAGCAACATCCAGGAAGTGAAGGCACGCCACGGCCGCATCATCGCGGTGACGACGGACGGCAACAACGGCGAGCTGTCGGGGATGGTGGATCACCTGATTCCGGTGCCGCCGACGATCGACATGCTGACGCCGGTCCTCACGACGGTGCCGCTGCAGCTCCTGGCCTACCACGTCGCGGTCATGCGTGGCTGCAACGTGGACATGCCGCGCAACCTGGCGAAGTCGGTCACGGTAGAGTAG
- a CDS encoding zinc ribbon domain-containing protein, producing METFLMIVIGLVAVAAVAYPLLRRGSGMDPHLDPDPSMIEATDARSAGAVGPPELEREITQYREALRAGTLCPKCSFANSATSRFCAECGTELKPADGAADGSAEAALPRS from the coding sequence ATGGAGACCTTCCTGATGATCGTGATCGGCCTCGTCGCCGTGGCCGCAGTGGCCTACCCGCTTCTGCGCCGCGGCAGCGGCATGGATCCGCATCTCGATCCGGATCCGAGCATGATCGAGGCGACGGACGCCAGGAGTGCCGGTGCGGTCGGGCCGCCGGAGCTGGAGCGGGAGATCACGCAGTACCGGGAGGCACTGCGTGCGGGAACACTCTGCCCGAAGTGCAGCTTCGCGAACTCTGCGACGAGCCGGTTCTGCGCGGAGTGCGGCACGGAGCTGAAGCCGGCCGACGGAGCAGCCGACGGCTCTGCGGAGGCCGCACTGCCGCGGAGCTGA
- the recA gene encoding recombinase RecA, producing MATVEISADKQKALSVAITQIERNYGKGSIMRMGVDGARTAVEAIPTGALNLDAAIGIGGIPRGRITEIYGPESSGKTTLCLHVIANAQRTGGVAAFIDAEHALDIEYARKLGVDIENLLVSQPDTGEQALEIAELLIRSNAVDVVVIDSVAALVPRAEIEGEMGDSHVGLQARLMSQALRKLTGAVNRSHTCVIFTNQIREKIGVMFGNPETTTGGRALKFYASLRLDIRRIGAIKEGQELTGNRTRVKIVKNKVAPPFKQAEFDVMYNEGISHTGLLVDLGVENDIVNKSGAWFSYGDTRLGQGRENAKQYLKDNPETAQEIETRVREVLSIRGPGTTSGASSDDGGYDD from the coding sequence ATGGCCACGGTGGAAATCTCGGCGGACAAGCAGAAGGCGCTGAGCGTCGCGATCACGCAGATCGAGCGCAACTACGGCAAGGGCTCGATCATGCGGATGGGCGTGGACGGAGCGCGCACCGCGGTGGAGGCGATCCCGACGGGCGCGCTCAACCTGGACGCGGCGATCGGCATCGGCGGGATCCCGCGCGGCCGCATCACGGAGATCTACGGTCCGGAGTCGAGCGGTAAGACGACGCTGTGTCTGCACGTGATCGCGAACGCGCAGCGAACCGGCGGCGTCGCCGCGTTCATCGACGCGGAGCACGCGCTGGACATCGAGTATGCGCGCAAGCTCGGCGTGGACATCGAGAACCTGCTGGTCAGCCAGCCGGACACGGGCGAGCAGGCGCTGGAGATCGCTGAGCTGCTGATCCGCAGCAACGCGGTGGACGTGGTCGTGATCGACTCGGTCGCGGCGCTGGTGCCGCGGGCGGAGATCGAGGGCGAGATGGGCGACTCGCACGTCGGGTTGCAGGCGCGGCTGATGAGCCAGGCGCTGCGCAAGCTGACGGGCGCGGTGAACCGCTCGCACACGTGCGTGATCTTCACCAACCAGATCCGCGAGAAGATCGGCGTGATGTTCGGCAACCCGGAAACGACGACGGGCGGCCGCGCGCTCAAGTTCTACGCATCGCTGCGCCTGGACATCCGCCGCATCGGCGCGATCAAGGAAGGGCAGGAGCTGACGGGTAACAGGACGCGTGTGAAGATCGTGAAGAACAAGGTCGCGCCGCCCTTCAAGCAGGCCGAGTTCGACGTGATGTACAACGAGGGCATCAGCCATACGGGCCTGCTCGTCGATCTCGGCGTCGAGAACGACATCGTGAACAAGTCCGGCGCGTGGTTCTCCTATGGCGACACGCGTCTGGGCCAGGGTCGCGAGAACGCGAAGCAGTACCTCAAGGACAACCCGGAGACGGCGCAGGAGATCGAGACGCGCGTGCGCGAGGTGCTGAGCATCCGCGGGCCGGGCACGACGAGCGGTGCCAGCTCGGACGACGGCGGGTACGACGACTGA
- the dtd gene encoding D-aminoacyl-tRNA deacylase — translation MRVVVQRVTRAEVRVAGEVVGRIDQGLLLLAGFNASDDEDTLAWMAAKIPSLRIFRASDGDSSFERSLADVNGGLLVVSQFTLYGDARKGRRPSFIEAAPPAEAERLYERFIELLRAQTSGPVETGRFGTMMDVELVNDGPVTLLLER, via the coding sequence GTGCGAGTCGTCGTGCAGCGGGTCACGCGCGCGGAGGTGCGCGTGGCCGGCGAGGTGGTCGGGAGGATCGATCAGGGGCTGCTGTTGCTTGCCGGCTTCAACGCCAGTGACGACGAGGATACGCTCGCGTGGATGGCGGCCAAGATCCCGTCGCTTCGGATCTTCCGCGCGAGTGACGGCGATTCTTCCTTTGAGCGCTCGCTGGCGGACGTGAACGGCGGGCTGCTCGTCGTCAGCCAGTTCACCCTGTACGGCGATGCCCGCAAGGGGCGGAGACCGAGCTTCATCGAAGCGGCGCCGCCGGCGGAAGCGGAGCGGCTCTACGAGCGTTTCATCGAGCTGCTTCGCGCGCAGACGTCCGGACCGGTCGAGACCGGCCGCTTCGGCACGATGATGGACGTCGAGCTGGTGAACGACGGACCTGTCACACTCCTGCTCGAGCGATGA
- a CDS encoding L,D-transpeptidase family protein, which translates to MIGAKAPLVLTAFLAFSPGAPADAQTASLARSLAELRAGRTIRVQGARVEPSPELLSLYGSDTVAIWGTDAAASLSIAVRSAVHDGLTPDHYHVRALDAGSATDDPLLDLVRTDALVRLARDLRNGRGRPTAEARAAAPAAGPDELLPVLQRTVSSGDVSGTLASLRPRHFIYQGLRDALARLRGIEAGGGWELLPAGPSLRRDSSDIRVPLLRARLRLSGDLTSTDSAAGSPLFDAELEAAVRRFQHRHGLNEDGIVGPRTRAALNVPVQDRIAAVRVNLERARWIARDLPRRFIVVNIAGARAYVLDGGKVVFETRAIVGKTATTTPVFTATMTQVELNPTWTVPRSINGEVLSSIRRDASYLSREGIRVFTQSGREVPRASISYASYTGRSFPYVFRQDPGPANALGRIKLLFPNPFDVYLHDTPARGLFAREERLFSHGCVRIERPVELAALALDDPAWMVESLESAIAAGRTRTIEMRAPLPVMILYWTASMDLHGELHFYADVYERDTEILAALNRP; encoded by the coding sequence ATGATCGGTGCAAAGGCGCCGCTCGTCCTGACCGCGTTCCTGGCTTTCTCCCCCGGCGCGCCCGCGGATGCACAGACCGCATCGCTGGCGCGCAGCCTGGCGGAGCTGCGCGCGGGCCGCACGATCCGCGTGCAGGGTGCGCGCGTCGAGCCGTCGCCTGAGCTGCTCTCGCTGTACGGGTCGGACACCGTGGCGATCTGGGGCACGGATGCAGCCGCCAGTCTGAGCATCGCAGTCCGTTCTGCCGTGCACGATGGCCTGACCCCGGACCACTACCACGTGCGTGCGCTCGACGCCGGATCCGCGACCGACGATCCGCTGCTCGACCTCGTGCGCACGGATGCGCTGGTCCGCCTCGCGCGCGACCTGCGCAACGGCCGCGGCCGCCCGACGGCCGAAGCGCGCGCGGCGGCACCAGCCGCGGGACCCGATGAGCTGCTTCCCGTGCTGCAACGCACCGTTTCATCCGGCGACGTCAGCGGCACACTCGCGTCGCTCCGTCCCCGGCACTTCATCTACCAGGGCCTCCGTGATGCGCTGGCCCGGTTGCGCGGAATCGAGGCAGGCGGCGGCTGGGAGCTCCTGCCGGCCGGGCCGTCGTTGCGTCGTGACTCGAGCGACATCCGCGTTCCGCTGCTGCGCGCGCGCCTCCGCCTCTCGGGTGATCTGACTTCAACGGACAGTGCAGCCGGCTCACCGCTCTTCGACGCCGAGCTGGAGGCGGCGGTCCGCCGGTTCCAGCATCGCCATGGTTTGAACGAGGACGGCATTGTCGGGCCGCGCACGCGCGCCGCGCTGAACGTGCCCGTCCAGGATCGCATCGCTGCGGTGCGCGTGAACCTGGAACGTGCGCGCTGGATCGCACGTGATCTCCCGCGACGGTTCATCGTCGTGAACATCGCGGGTGCGCGCGCCTACGTGCTCGATGGGGGGAAGGTAGTCTTCGAGACCCGCGCGATCGTCGGCAAAACGGCAACCACTACCCCCGTGTTCACGGCCACAATGACACAGGTCGAGCTCAACCCGACATGGACGGTTCCACGCAGCATCAATGGGGAGGTACTGAGCTCGATCCGCCGGGACGCCAGCTACCTCTCGCGCGAAGGCATCCGTGTGTTCACGCAGAGCGGCAGGGAGGTGCCGCGCGCAAGTATCTCGTACGCCAGCTACACGGGGCGCAGCTTTCCCTACGTGTTCCGCCAGGACCCCGGGCCGGCCAATGCGCTCGGTCGGATCAAGCTGCTCTTCCCGAATCCGTTCGACGTGTACCTGCACGACACACCGGCGCGTGGCTTGTTCGCCCGGGAAGAAAGGCTCTTCAGTCACGGATGTGTGCGCATCGAGCGGCCGGTGGAGCTCGCCGCGCTCGCGCTCGATGATCCTGCCTGGATGGTGGAAAGTCTGGAAAGCGCGATCGCGGCCGGTCGTACGCGCACGATCGAGATGCGCGCACCATTGCCGGTCATGATCCTGTACTGGACCGCCTCGATGGACCTGCACGGTGAGCTGCACTTCTATGCCGACGTCTACGAGCGCGACACCGAAATTCTCGCCGCGCTGAACCGGCCATAG
- the glpK gene encoding glycerol kinase GlpK: MKAVLAIDQGTTGSTCLIIDEAGHVRARAYSEFQQHYPRPGWVEHDPDEIWRVTAQQARVALETGRREKLDVVGIGITNQRETTVVWDRASGKPLHRAIVWQDRRTAARCRALKQEGREAWVRERTGLVLDPYFSGTKLEWILENVSLARRRADAGELAFGTIDSWLIWKLTGGASHVTEPTNASRTLLYDVDRLGWSEELCDLFGVPLSVLPEVRSSSGGFGVADGAHIGADLPILGVAGDQQAALFGQGCVTPGLAKNTYGTGAFLLLNTGDKRVDSKNGLLTTVACDATGQPAYALEGAIFIAGAAVQWLRDELGVVEDAAETEALARSLQSNDGVYLVPAFVGLGAPHWEAEARGMLVGLTRGSGRAHFARAALESMAYATYDVLRAMVEDSGLLATELAVDGGATRNDWLVQFQADLIGVPVRRPQIVDTTAMGAAGLAGIAAGVWRDAHAFREATEEPDVFTPRLDRQEREALLRGWRRAVNAALAWARHEG; this comes from the coding sequence ATGAAGGCGGTGCTCGCGATCGACCAGGGGACAACGGGCTCGACCTGCCTGATCATCGATGAGGCGGGCCACGTTCGTGCGCGCGCCTACTCGGAGTTCCAGCAGCACTACCCGCGACCCGGCTGGGTCGAGCACGACCCGGACGAGATCTGGCGGGTGACGGCTCAGCAGGCACGTGTGGCGCTGGAAACGGGTCGTCGCGAGAAGCTCGACGTCGTCGGAATCGGGATCACGAACCAGCGCGAAACGACCGTGGTCTGGGACCGGGCCAGCGGCAAGCCGTTGCACCGGGCGATCGTGTGGCAGGACCGGCGCACGGCAGCGCGCTGCCGTGCGCTGAAGCAGGAGGGCAGGGAGGCATGGGTCCGCGAGCGCACCGGCCTGGTGCTCGACCCGTATTTTTCCGGCACCAAGCTCGAGTGGATCCTGGAGAACGTCTCGCTCGCGCGGCGCCGTGCGGATGCCGGTGAGCTGGCGTTCGGCACGATCGACTCCTGGCTGATCTGGAAGCTGACCGGCGGGGCGTCTCACGTCACCGAGCCGACCAACGCATCCCGCACGCTGCTCTACGACGTCGACAGACTGGGGTGGTCAGAGGAGCTGTGCGACCTGTTCGGTGTGCCGCTGAGCGTGCTGCCGGAGGTGCGCTCTTCGAGCGGCGGGTTCGGCGTCGCTGACGGAGCCCATATCGGCGCCGATCTCCCGATCCTTGGTGTGGCAGGCGACCAGCAGGCAGCGTTGTTCGGCCAGGGTTGCGTCACGCCAGGCCTGGCGAAGAACACGTACGGCACCGGCGCCTTCCTGCTGCTCAACACCGGCGACAAGCGCGTCGACTCGAAGAACGGGCTGCTGACGACGGTCGCGTGCGACGCAACGGGGCAACCCGCGTACGCCCTGGAAGGCGCGATCTTCATTGCGGGCGCGGCCGTGCAGTGGCTGCGTGACGAGCTGGGCGTGGTGGAGGACGCGGCCGAGACGGAAGCGCTCGCGCGTTCGCTGCAGTCGAACGACGGCGTCTACCTGGTTCCCGCGTTTGTCGGTCTCGGCGCGCCGCACTGGGAGGCCGAGGCGCGCGGCATGCTCGTAGGGCTGACACGCGGCAGTGGCCGGGCGCACTTCGCACGCGCGGCGCTCGAGTCCATGGCGTATGCGACGTACGATGTGCTGCGCGCCATGGTAGAGGACTCCGGGCTGCTCGCGACCGAGCTGGCAGTGGACGGCGGTGCCACCCGCAACGACTGGCTCGTGCAGTTCCAGGCCGACCTGATCGGCGTTCCCGTACGACGGCCACAGATCGTTGACACGACCGCGATGGGCGCGGCGGGCCTGGCCGGCATCGCGGCGGGTGTGTGGCGGGACGCCCATGCGTTCCGCGAGGCGACGGAGGAGCCGGACGTGTTCACGCCGCGGCTGGATCGCCAGGAGCGGGAAGCACTGCTGCGGGGCTGGCGGCGGGCGGTCAACGCCGCGCTCGCCTGGGCGCGGCACGAAGGATGA